TTCGCAATAGTCACACTTGCCGTACATTGTTTGACATCAAAGCCAATGACATATTCTCTCTTTTTTGTTGATTGGTTCAATAACAACAACCAGTTTTTAAAATTACTGGGGATCGGTCTGATTATTTCCCTGCCATTTTTACTGTGCTCTGGCGGCACTCTCCATATATTGTTTGAAAAATCCCATTCATCCCATTTCGATAGACGTATTTCGGAAAGCCTACACCCAAAAACGATTAAAAACCGAAGAATAATTCTGTTTTCGTGAGACATAATGTGGTTATCATATTCTTTATTTATATAGAGCCATACATCACGTAATTCATCATTAGTTAACACTCTGTCTCTTCTATTAGCTTTTTCACCCACATCACCAACATCCAAATCATCTATCTCATGGCTAATTGCATATTTTCTTACTCGGCAAAATTTCAATGCCTGTTGTGAGATTTTCAAAAGAGATCCCGCTTGCACTGGTGCATTCTCTTTAATTTTATCAAAGCATCTAATCCACATTGATAATGTGCATTCATTTAATGGAATATTTCCAATCTCTGAGTAAATATGTTTAGAAAAACAACCTCTAATATAGATTGCTGCTTTTCGTTTATTGGTGGCATAATTATTGAGCCAATATTCTATGGCATCTTTCACGGTGACAGGTTTTAACGTATCTTCTTTTATTATTTTTATTTGTATTCGTGGATCTTTCCCTTTAGCTAACCATGCCCTGCATTTATCTCTTTGCTCTCTTGCAACTTTAAGGCTTAAATCGGGGTATTTACCCAATGTTAACCATATCGGCGCACTTTCACGCCCATACAGGCGGTAGAAGAAAACAAAGCTGATTGTCCCTTGTTTACTTAATCTGATTGATAACCCG
The DNA window shown above is from Xenorhabdus ishibashii and carries:
- a CDS encoding tyrosine-type recombinase/integrase: MAVNKLSDKKLKSLYGKPVEKQQTIADGNGLSIRLSKQGTISFVFFYRLYGRESAPIWLTLGKYPDLSLKVAREQRDKCRAWLAKGKDPRIQIKIIKEDTLKPVTVKDAIEYWLNNYATNKRKAAIYIRGCFSKHIYSEIGNIPLNECTLSMWIRCFDKIKENAPVQAGSLLKISQQALKFCRVRKYAISHEIDDLDVGDVGEKANRRDRVLTNDELRDVWLYINKEYDNHIMSHENRIILRFLIVFGCRLSEIRLSKWDEWDFSNNIWRVPPEHSKNGREIIRPIPSNFKNWLLLLNQSTKKREYVIGFDVKQCTASVTIAKIWKRLNHKEKWTAHDIRRVFATILSDNGFEHNVVEQLLGHSLNGVSGIYNRSQYIEQKRNALYWWVNYLDSLIEEEIENDTYIHS